From the genome of Bacteroides sp. MSB163, one region includes:
- a CDS encoding alpha/beta hydrolase-fold protein, whose translation MKRKKLSRVIIRTGSAIIFCSIITGTMWAQGIPSVTNIPNAQYPMVNPDRTVTFKVKAPDAKSVQIVLDRPYEMQKGQDGTWELTSSPQVPGFHYYSVQIGDLQVTDASTYSYFGMSRQASAFEVPEEKVDFYLPQKGVPQGALRSRNFYSKVCDEWRRMYVYTPAEYEKNPDKRYPVLYLQHGGGEDERGWPNQGCIGAILDNLIASGKAEPMIVVMNCGYAVYAGNKYPEQQPNTRSSVEAFVAFEDMMVKDVIPLVDSTYRTLTDKKNRAMAGLSWGGKQTLETTLHHRDLFSYIGSFSGALPIDKNTDIDALYGGAFKDPAAFNKDFKFIWLGIGEEEGPNAELLHAALSKKGINSLFYQSPGTAHEWLTWRRCLYQFTPLIFK comes from the coding sequence ATGAAAAGAAAGAAATTATCAAGAGTAATTATCAGGACGGGAAGCGCAATAATATTCTGTTCCATTATCACAGGAACGATGTGGGCGCAGGGAATACCATCGGTTACCAATATTCCAAATGCCCAATATCCCATGGTGAACCCCGACCGGACTGTGACCTTCAAGGTAAAAGCTCCCGATGCAAAGAGCGTGCAAATCGTTCTCGACCGTCCCTACGAAATGCAAAAAGGACAGGACGGAACATGGGAACTCACATCTTCTCCGCAAGTGCCCGGTTTCCACTACTACTCGGTACAAATAGGGGACCTGCAGGTTACTGACGCCTCAACCTATTCCTACTTCGGGATGAGCCGCCAGGCAAGCGCCTTCGAAGTGCCCGAGGAAAAAGTAGACTTCTACTTACCGCAGAAAGGTGTACCGCAAGGGGCACTCCGTTCCCGCAATTTCTACTCGAAAGTATGTGATGAATGGCGCAGAATGTATGTATACACCCCTGCCGAATATGAGAAAAATCCGGATAAGCGTTACCCCGTCCTGTATTTGCAGCATGGAGGTGGTGAAGATGAAAGAGGTTGGCCCAATCAGGGATGTATCGGCGCCATCCTCGACAACCTGATAGCCAGTGGAAAAGCCGAACCGATGATCGTAGTGATGAACTGCGGATATGCCGTATATGCGGGAAACAAATATCCCGAACAACAACCGAATACCCGCTCATCAGTAGAAGCATTCGTTGCCTTTGAAGACATGATGGTGAAAGACGTAATTCCACTTGTCGACTCGACTTACCGTACATTGACGGACAAAAAGAACCGTGCCATGGCAGGCTTGTCATGGGGAGGCAAGCAAACCCTGGAGACCACTTTGCACCACCGGGATTTATTCTCTTACATCGGATCATTCAGCGGAGCATTACCCATAGACAAGAATACGGATATAGATGCACTGTACGGAGGCGCTTTCAAAGATCCCGCCGCATTCAATAAAGATTTCAAGTTCATCTGGCTGGGAATCGGTGAAGAAGAAGGTCCCAACGCCGAACTGCTGCATGCAGCACTGAGTAAGAAAGGAATCAACAGCCTATTCTACCAGTCACCCGGCACAGCCCACGAATGGCTCACCTGGCGACGCTGCCTCTATCAATTTACACCTCTTATCTTTAAATAA
- a CDS encoding RagB/SusD family nutrient uptake outer membrane protein — protein sequence MKKYIYSFTVCAALFCASCDETRLDIEQKAVSSTETFYKTDQDAIDAMTAAYAQFLDNVCSSVGIYQPQFTLLNYSADDVFSAGTDHTDHMDMRIFDEFRYDTGSAGVKELYQRYYKAIYACNLVITYVDPAASTVMARCVAEARVLRAYCHMMAALTFQCPPKVDKLLGADDKPTNVESQKSLLEWCASECEEVVDALDARKGQDDVEGAYKVTKGFAYFVAGKSAVFAGDMARAVKNLKPLVESPNYALVPGNRFRDLFHVEGNGCEEKIFEANRFGNADKGFWSNIFRGGWMVNNVLNWRYDRLGSRASICGANDGWGGGAINWKFAEKMYENDGDGPRRKATFLTPDEFLYDSELCGWETDFDANGNEMSLADKKKDPKRGIKSTDGLFSHGIYMEVKNIESPNDRNMAISDVHNSASFRIARLGEAYLLYAEACLETGNIPEGKKYLNAIQKRAEAPETELTIQTLRDEKQYELWFETCRFHDIVRWGIAKECQDAVVDQVPQLYDDFFIEGTPYFGKEHHLRAVLTHPLSVIQNLPANSYGFVKGKHEYFPFPKDVIDLNKELHQLNGWATK from the coding sequence ATGAAAAAATATATATATTCGTTTACGGTATGTGCCGCACTGTTCTGCGCATCTTGCGATGAAACTCGTTTGGACATTGAACAGAAGGCTGTTAGCTCTACTGAAACTTTCTATAAAACCGATCAAGATGCTATTGATGCCATGACTGCCGCTTATGCGCAATTCCTTGATAATGTATGTTCGTCTGTCGGAATCTATCAGCCGCAGTTCACTTTGCTCAATTATTCGGCAGATGATGTTTTCTCTGCGGGTACAGATCATACTGACCATATGGATATGCGTATATTCGATGAGTTCCGCTATGATACAGGTAGCGCAGGGGTAAAAGAGCTATATCAACGTTACTATAAGGCTATTTATGCATGTAATCTTGTGATAACATATGTAGACCCGGCTGCAAGTACGGTTATGGCTCGTTGTGTTGCGGAAGCTCGCGTTTTACGTGCTTATTGCCACATGATGGCGGCCCTTACATTCCAGTGCCCTCCAAAAGTCGATAAATTGCTTGGTGCTGATGACAAACCTACAAATGTAGAAAGCCAAAAATCTTTGCTTGAATGGTGTGCTTCGGAGTGTGAAGAAGTTGTAGATGCTCTTGATGCTCGCAAAGGTCAAGATGATGTAGAAGGGGCATATAAAGTTACAAAAGGTTTTGCATATTTCGTAGCGGGCAAATCTGCCGTATTCGCCGGTGATATGGCTCGTGCAGTGAAAAATCTTAAACCGTTGGTTGAATCTCCCAACTATGCACTTGTTCCGGGAAATCGTTTCCGTGACCTATTCCATGTAGAGGGTAACGGTTGCGAAGAAAAGATCTTTGAGGCTAACCGTTTTGGTAACGCAGATAAAGGTTTTTGGAGTAATATCTTCCGTGGAGGTTGGATGGTCAACAACGTATTGAACTGGCGTTATGACCGTTTAGGTTCTCGTGCATCTATTTGCGGTGCTAATGATGGTTGGGGCGGTGGTGCCATCAACTGGAAGTTCGCTGAAAAAATGTATGAAAATGATGGTGACGGTCCACGTCGCAAAGCTACATTCCTTACTCCAGACGAGTTCTTATACGACTCTGAACTCTGTGGTTGGGAAACGGATTTCGATGCTAACGGAAATGAAATGTCTCTTGCTGATAAGAAAAAAGACCCCAAACGCGGTATCAAAAGTACAGATGGTCTGTTTTCACATGGTATATATATGGAAGTCAAGAATATAGAATCTCCTAACGATCGTAATATGGCTATTAGCGATGTTCATAATTCTGCATCATTCCGTATCGCCAGATTGGGAGAAGCATATCTGCTTTATGCAGAGGCTTGTCTTGAAACTGGTAATATACCTGAAGGCAAAAAATACCTGAATGCCATTCAGAAACGTGCAGAAGCTCCTGAAACAGAACTCACAATTCAGACTCTCCGTGATGAAAAGCAGTACGAACTTTGGTTTGAGACTTGCCGTTTCCACGATATCGTTCGTTGGGGCATTGCTAAGGAATGTCAGGATGCAGTGGTAGACCAGGTTCCACAACTGTATGACGATTTCTTCATTGAAGGTACACCATACTTTGGAAAAGAGCATCATCTGCGTGCTGTGTTGACTCATCCTTTATCAGTAATTCAAAATTTACCTGCAAACTCTTATGGCTTTGTAAAGGGTAAACATGAATACTTCCCATTTCCAAAAGATGTTATAGACTTAAACAAAGAACTTCATCAACTTAACGGATGGGCAACAAAATAA
- a CDS encoding TonB-dependent receptor, whose translation MMKNVVQKIQKIPFLFMLVLVFFTCISASAQIQVKGTVVSANDSEPMIGVAILEAGTSNGRITDLNGNYSIQVSNSNATLTVSFIGYKTQTVKVNGRSVINFRLEEDTQVLDEVVVVGYGVQRKSDLTGAVASVNSKDLKGLATTDAAAALQGKAAGIQILNSSGAPGNGAEIRVRGYSSNSGNIGPLLIVDGLKVSSIQYLDPSLIESMEVLKDAASAAIYGSEAGNGVVLITTKNGGGKGTGKITYNIRYTMNQLGHVPQLLNAEEFKDWMSMQGHNVEAAISDAVRDYNWNQNTDTNWLDEFMGTSWSKQHSLSFQGSNDKGQYFANLTYVNQDGIVKGKNDYYERLTVQLNADYKIKPWLQVGTNTSIEKWRRGSVSEYGYGSAFEMLLVMDPLTPTHWTDRSQYLAATGSVYDAVQNGTSDTNYRFYGDEKGMYATSYFNTELAGGTPFAQRDKNANNKNEGINVHSTFFANLTPFKGFTFTSRFGARIVQGNTYSYAEPYYITGRVSDTRYSLNQTTSTGLYYQWENFANYMTSIGKHNISAMAGMSYIQNEDKKTTAGASGEELLSSYAPNFRYLDCVLVSDKVSRTFSGTPGKSSSISYFGRLGYTYDDRYSLQGNFRADAFDTSKLPADKRWGYFPSVSAGWTISNEKFFKNLVPDNIVSFAKLRASWGRNGNINVLSGYKYSSSIATGGQWYQYGNSSTVTNGSMPSGLANPNLTWETSDQLDFGLDLRLFNDALTISMDYYKKTTKDLLVDAPCLPETGVSSQMINAGEVQNKGFEFEATYKGNIGKLNYSVSGNFATLKNEVTYLDDRITRISGGSISGANSTIYTNFEQGMPVWYMRGYKYIGKNSEGQALYLDKEGNETLTPGDEDQFNIGKGIPDLTYGITINLEYKGFDFSAFGTGTVGNDVYYGMYRTGYNNISKHFYDEAKKGNMPNLNTIAGDKIYWSSSALVFDGSYFKIKQLQLGYTLPKSITKKVFIENLRAYVSLDDFFTFTSYPGLDPEIASRNGNNVGLDAGAYPTMRKVTFGLNVTF comes from the coding sequence ATGATGAAAAATGTAGTCCAGAAAATTCAGAAGATTCCTTTTCTGTTTATGCTTGTGCTTGTGTTTTTTACGTGCATATCAGCATCAGCACAAATCCAAGTTAAAGGTACTGTTGTCTCAGCCAATGATTCTGAGCCGATGATTGGTGTAGCCATCCTTGAAGCAGGAACTAGCAACGGTCGTATTACCGATCTCAATGGAAATTATTCTATTCAGGTAAGTAACAGTAATGCTACCCTTACCGTTTCTTTTATAGGCTATAAAACGCAGACTGTTAAAGTCAATGGCCGTAGCGTAATCAACTTTCGTTTGGAAGAAGATACACAAGTGCTTGATGAAGTTGTGGTTGTAGGGTATGGCGTTCAGCGCAAGAGTGACCTGACAGGTGCTGTAGCCTCTGTAAACTCTAAAGACCTTAAAGGCCTGGCAACAACCGATGCTGCCGCTGCCCTTCAAGGTAAAGCCGCAGGTATTCAAATATTGAATTCATCAGGCGCTCCGGGTAACGGTGCTGAGATCCGTGTACGCGGTTATTCCTCCAATTCCGGAAATATTGGTCCTCTCTTGATTGTAGATGGTTTGAAGGTTTCAAGTATCCAGTATCTTGATCCGAGCTTGATCGAGTCTATGGAAGTATTGAAAGACGCCGCATCCGCAGCAATCTATGGTTCTGAAGCAGGTAACGGTGTAGTACTTATCACGACCAAGAATGGAGGAGGAAAAGGTACCGGCAAGATTACATATAATATACGTTATACTATGAACCAACTTGGACATGTTCCGCAATTGCTGAATGCAGAAGAATTCAAGGACTGGATGAGCATGCAAGGACATAACGTCGAAGCTGCCATATCGGATGCTGTTCGTGACTATAACTGGAATCAAAATACAGATACAAACTGGTTGGACGAATTTATGGGAACTTCTTGGAGCAAACAGCACTCTCTTTCATTTCAGGGTAGCAACGACAAAGGGCAATATTTCGCAAACCTCACATACGTTAATCAAGACGGTATCGTAAAAGGTAAGAACGACTACTACGAACGTTTGACCGTCCAGCTTAATGCTGATTATAAAATAAAACCTTGGTTACAGGTAGGTACCAATACTTCCATAGAGAAATGGCGTAGAGGCAGCGTATCGGAATATGGTTATGGCTCTGCTTTTGAAATGCTTCTTGTAATGGATCCTCTTACGCCTACACACTGGACAGATCGCAGCCAATATCTTGCTGCTACAGGTTCTGTTTATGACGCAGTTCAGAATGGAACTTCTGATACAAACTATCGTTTCTACGGTGATGAGAAGGGTATGTATGCTACTTCATACTTCAATACGGAACTTGCCGGTGGTACTCCATTTGCGCAGCGCGATAAGAATGCCAATAATAAAAATGAAGGCATCAATGTACATAGTACATTCTTTGCAAACCTGACTCCTTTCAAGGGTTTTACATTTACTTCCCGTTTCGGTGCCCGCATTGTCCAGGGCAATACTTACAGCTATGCGGAACCTTACTATATTACCGGGCGTGTAAGTGATACCAGGTACTCTCTCAATCAGACTACGAGCACTGGTCTGTACTATCAGTGGGAAAACTTTGCCAACTACATGACTTCAATCGGCAAGCACAACATCTCGGCAATGGCAGGTATGTCATACATCCAAAACGAAGACAAAAAAACGACAGCCGGTGCGTCAGGTGAAGAATTGCTTTCTTCATACGCACCAAATTTCCGTTACTTGGATTGTGTACTTGTATCAGATAAAGTTTCCCGTACATTCAGCGGAACACCGGGTAAGTCTTCAAGTATTTCATACTTCGGCCGTTTAGGATATACTTATGACGACCGCTATAGTCTGCAAGGCAATTTCCGTGCTGACGCATTCGACACTTCAAAACTTCCGGCAGATAAACGTTGGGGTTACTTCCCGTCAGTATCAGCAGGTTGGACAATCAGCAACGAAAAATTCTTCAAGAATTTAGTCCCTGATAACATTGTTTCATTTGCCAAGCTGCGTGCATCTTGGGGACGTAACGGTAATATCAACGTACTTAGCGGCTATAAATATTCTTCTTCTATTGCAACCGGTGGCCAGTGGTATCAATACGGTAACAGTTCGACTGTCACAAACGGTTCTATGCCAAGCGGTTTGGCTAATCCTAATCTTACTTGGGAAACATCCGATCAGTTGGACTTCGGTCTTGACTTACGTTTATTCAACGATGCTTTGACAATCAGCATGGACTACTACAAGAAAACTACCAAGGACCTTCTTGTAGACGCCCCGTGTTTGCCTGAGACAGGTGTATCTTCGCAGATGATTAATGCAGGTGAGGTACAAAACAAAGGTTTTGAATTTGAAGCAACTTATAAAGGCAACATAGGTAAACTGAATTACTCAGTATCAGGTAACTTTGCAACATTGAAGAATGAAGTGACTTACCTTGATGACCGTATCACACGTATCTCGGGTGGAAGCATATCAGGTGCAAACAGTACTATATACACCAACTTCGAGCAAGGTATGCCGGTATGGTATATGCGTGGTTACAAATATATAGGTAAGAACTCAGAAGGACAGGCTCTTTATCTCGACAAAGAAGGCAATGAGACGTTAACTCCGGGTGACGAAGATCAATTCAATATCGGTAAAGGTATTCCTGATCTTACCTACGGTATTACAATCAATCTTGAGTACAAGGGTTTCGATTTCTCAGCATTTGGAACAGGTACAGTAGGAAACGATGTCTACTATGGTATGTATCGTACAGGTTACAACAATATCTCCAAGCATTTCTATGATGAAGCCAAGAAAGGTAATATGCCTAATCTCAACACAATTGCAGGTGATAAGATTTACTGGTCATCTTCTGCTCTTGTGTTTGACGGATCATACTTTAAGATCAAGCAATTGCAGTTAGGATACACATTACCGAAGTCCATCACGAAAAAAGTATTTATTGAGAACCTTCGCGCTTACGTGTCACTTGACGACTTCTTCACATTTACATCTTATCCGGGTCTTGATCCTGAAATTGCTTCAAGAAATGGTAATAATGTAGGTCTTGATGCGGGTGCATATCCTACAATGCGCAAGGTGACATTTGGTCTTAATGTAACATTCTAA
- a CDS encoding family 43 glycosylhydrolase, with protein MKTKAILLGTAALMFILTSEKAIAQIGTPYIHDPSTIMECDGKYYTFGTGGGGLISEDGWTWNGGGVRPGGGAAPDAVKIGDRYLIAYSATGGGLGGGHSGKVLTMWNKTLDPNSPDFKYTEPIEVASSVNDEDCDAIDAGLLLDPTDGRLWLSYGTYFGFIRLVELDPTTGKRMEGNKEIDIAIDCEATDLIYRDGWYYLLGTHGTCCDGPNSTYNIVVGRSRKVTGPYVDNMGRKMLEGGGKMVIAAGNRQTGPGHFGLFKVADGVEKMSCHFEADFDRGGRSVLGIRPLLWKNGWPVAGEVFKEGTYEIESERRGYALELAVDFVRMEYTRHRFWEKDDTPVVPLKSQTLEDVIGTWPQGKINVRIGDYMFRPHQKWTITAVPDGGGYLGGPYYKIVIEGTNRALAATADAEVVTVPEFTGAPEQLWRIDQLTDGTYRIMPKEVPGTNKELVLVSVGDSTPSLGKFDMNSDNSKWNFRNH; from the coding sequence ATGAAAACAAAAGCTATACTTCTGGGCACGGCAGCCCTGATGTTTATATTGACATCTGAAAAAGCAATTGCACAAATCGGCACTCCATACATCCACGACCCGTCCACTATCATGGAATGCGATGGTAAATATTATACTTTCGGCACAGGTGGAGGCGGATTGATATCTGAAGACGGCTGGACATGGAACGGCGGTGGAGTAAGACCCGGCGGAGGCGCCGCGCCCGATGCCGTGAAAATTGGCGACCGTTACCTGATTGCTTACAGTGCCACAGGAGGAGGGCTCGGTGGAGGACACAGCGGTAAAGTATTAACCATGTGGAATAAAACCTTAGACCCCAATTCCCCGGATTTTAAATATACGGAGCCCATAGAAGTGGCCTCCTCAGTGAATGATGAAGATTGCGATGCCATTGATGCCGGACTTCTGCTCGACCCGACAGACGGACGCTTGTGGTTGTCTTACGGCACGTATTTCGGCTTTATCAGGCTTGTAGAACTCGACCCTACAACCGGTAAACGGATGGAGGGCAATAAAGAAATCGACATCGCCATTGACTGTGAAGCAACCGATCTGATCTATCGTGATGGCTGGTATTATCTTCTGGGAACACACGGCACTTGCTGCGATGGCCCGAACTCCACCTACAATATTGTTGTCGGCCGCTCGCGTAAAGTGACAGGGCCGTATGTCGATAATATGGGAAGAAAAATGCTGGAAGGCGGTGGCAAAATGGTGATTGCCGCAGGCAACCGCCAAACCGGTCCGGGACACTTCGGGCTTTTCAAAGTGGCCGATGGAGTGGAGAAGATGTCATGCCACTTTGAGGCCGATTTCGACCGAGGTGGTCGCAGTGTGCTAGGCATACGCCCGCTTTTATGGAAGAACGGTTGGCCCGTTGCCGGTGAAGTCTTCAAAGAGGGAACGTATGAAATTGAATCCGAGCGTAGAGGGTATGCCCTTGAACTTGCCGTCGATTTTGTACGTATGGAATATACCAGACACCGCTTTTGGGAAAAAGATGACACGCCCGTCGTACCTTTGAAATCGCAGACGTTGGAAGATGTGATCGGCACTTGGCCACAAGGAAAAATCAACGTAAGAATCGGCGATTATATGTTCCGTCCTCATCAGAAGTGGACCATTACTGCCGTGCCCGATGGGGGCGGATACCTGGGTGGCCCTTATTACAAGATTGTGATTGAAGGAACCAATCGTGCACTGGCTGCTACAGCAGATGCGGAAGTCGTGACTGTTCCTGAATTTACAGGAGCCCCCGAACAATTGTGGCGAATCGACCAGTTGACAGACGGCACCTATCGGATCATGCCCAAAGAAGTGCCGGGAACTAACAAAGAACTGGTCCTGGTATCCGTAGGCGACAGCACTCCCTCTCTCGGCAAATTCGATATGAACAGCGACAATTCCAAGTGGAACTTCCGCAATCATTAG
- a CDS encoding acetylxylan esterase, which produces MNIFHRKSLLAACIAAMMGLHGYAQKSEASPRLSDYFSPVTTSTMSPDSEGFIQRWLLLEPIDKPNRSNTVFTDSYIRKAFATEYFPNQFTVLPKNGDKVKVGKQKLTWHALDSKLFNVKLFRFASGLKKQVYGVLFWAVTVIECPEDMENIRMSVGSNSASMWWLNGEEAVILSGDRRMVKDDCLSRRLTLKKGKNIIRGAIINGPGMSDFCVRFLNENGTPVKNITISYK; this is translated from the coding sequence ATGAATATCTTCCATCGAAAATCATTGTTGGCAGCTTGTATCGCGGCTATGATGGGTTTACATGGCTATGCTCAAAAAAGTGAAGCGTCCCCCCGGTTGTCAGACTACTTTTCTCCGGTAACCACGAGTACGATGTCACCGGACAGTGAGGGCTTTATCCAGCGCTGGCTATTGCTGGAACCCATCGACAAGCCCAACCGTTCCAACACGGTCTTTACCGACAGTTACATTCGCAAAGCATTTGCAACCGAATATTTCCCCAATCAATTCACCGTCCTGCCCAAAAACGGAGATAAAGTGAAAGTAGGCAAACAAAAGCTAACCTGGCATGCGCTCGACAGCAAGCTGTTTAACGTGAAGCTCTTCCGTTTTGCCTCCGGTCTGAAGAAACAAGTGTACGGCGTGCTGTTCTGGGCAGTCACAGTCATAGAATGTCCCGAAGACATGGAGAACATCCGGATGTCAGTAGGTTCCAACTCCGCATCCATGTGGTGGCTGAACGGTGAGGAAGCCGTAATTCTTTCGGGCGACCGACGTATGGTCAAGGATGACTGTCTCTCACGCCGGCTGACTTTAAAGAAGGGCAAGAACATCATTCGCGGAGCCATCATCAACGGTCCCGGAATGAGTGATTTCTGTGTTCGCTTCCTCAATGAGAATGGAACACCCGTTAAAAACATTACTATCAGCTATAAATGA
- a CDS encoding alpha/beta hydrolase-fold protein, translating to MKNVLKLIFSSLLALPFTMNAQQQDFPAGTTPNEHNINGADYPRIGEDRRVHFRIHAPNAQKVEISFRGEMTKEADGYWSLISKEPEVVGFHYYQVIIDGVSAADPNGKPFFGMGKWVSGIEIPEKGVDYYSIKNVPHGLISQSWYYSDIRKEWRRCIVYTPAEYDKNPTKKYPVLYLQHGMGENETSWANQGKMNFIMDNLIAEGKAKPMIVVMDNGNIEVFKTNPGETPEGARKRFGAEFPAILVNEIIPHIDSNFRTLTDRDNRAMAGLSWGGLLTFNTTLNNLDKFAYIGGFSGAGSIDLKQLDTVYGGVFKNRKAFNDKVHVFFLGIGSEEHPERTKNLSDGLQAAGINTIYYESPGTAHEFLTWRRCLKEFAPLLFKTK from the coding sequence ATGAAAAATGTATTGAAACTTATTTTTTCTTCTTTGTTAGCGCTCCCATTCACAATGAATGCCCAGCAACAAGATTTTCCGGCAGGAACCACTCCCAATGAGCATAACATCAATGGGGCTGACTATCCCCGCATAGGCGAGGACAGACGTGTACATTTTAGAATACACGCTCCCAACGCCCAGAAAGTAGAAATCAGTTTCCGAGGTGAAATGACCAAAGAGGCGGACGGATATTGGTCGCTTATATCAAAAGAACCTGAAGTAGTAGGCTTCCACTACTATCAGGTTATAATAGACGGAGTAAGTGCCGCCGATCCCAATGGAAAACCATTCTTCGGTATGGGCAAATGGGTAAGCGGTATTGAAATCCCGGAGAAAGGTGTGGACTACTATTCCATCAAGAACGTACCTCACGGACTGATCAGCCAAAGCTGGTACTACTCTGATATCCGCAAAGAATGGCGCAGATGTATCGTCTATACTCCGGCGGAATATGACAAGAACCCTACCAAGAAGTATCCGGTGCTCTACCTGCAACATGGTATGGGAGAAAACGAAACGAGTTGGGCAAACCAGGGCAAGATGAATTTCATTATGGATAACCTGATTGCTGAAGGTAAAGCCAAACCAATGATCGTAGTCATGGACAATGGTAATATCGAGGTATTCAAGACCAATCCGGGTGAAACTCCTGAGGGGGCGAGAAAAAGATTCGGTGCAGAGTTTCCTGCTATCTTAGTGAATGAAATCATTCCTCATATCGACTCCAATTTCCGGACACTGACCGATAGGGACAACCGTGCCATGGCCGGACTTTCCTGGGGCGGACTTCTTACTTTCAATACCACCTTGAACAATCTGGATAAATTTGCCTATATCGGCGGATTCAGCGGAGCGGGCAGCATAGATCTGAAGCAACTCGATACCGTGTACGGCGGTGTATTCAAAAATCGTAAAGCATTCAACGATAAAGTACACGTCTTCTTCCTGGGCATCGGTTCGGAAGAACATCCTGAAAGAACCAAAAACCTCAGTGACGGTTTACAGGCCGCAGGGATCAATACGATCTATTATGAATCCCCAGGCACTGCCCACGAGTTCCTGACCTGGCGCAGATGTCTGAAAGAGTTTGCTCCCCTATTATTTAAAACGAAATAA
- a CDS encoding TIGR00730 family Rossman fold protein: MNKITSVCVYCASSTKIDSAYFEAARELGTLLGQRHIRLINGAGGIGLMSATADAVLAAGGEVTGVIPHFMVEQGWQHKRLTEMIEVENMHQRKQKMADLSDAVIALPGGCGTLEELLEIITWKQLGLYLNPVVILNTNGFFDPLLAMLQRAMDENFMRQQHGAIWHVASTPQEAVELIHTIPAWDSSIRKFAAI, from the coding sequence ATGAATAAGATAACTTCCGTATGCGTATATTGTGCTTCGAGCACCAAGATTGATTCCGCTTATTTTGAAGCAGCCCGTGAATTGGGCACTTTGTTGGGACAGCGCCACATCCGTCTGATAAATGGTGCGGGAGGCATCGGACTGATGAGTGCTACGGCCGACGCAGTGCTGGCGGCAGGCGGAGAGGTGACCGGTGTCATTCCTCACTTTATGGTGGAACAAGGCTGGCAACACAAGAGGCTTACGGAGATGATAGAAGTGGAAAACATGCACCAGCGCAAGCAAAAAATGGCGGATCTGAGTGATGCTGTCATCGCATTGCCCGGTGGATGCGGCACTTTGGAAGAATTACTGGAAATTATCACTTGGAAACAACTGGGCCTCTACCTGAATCCTGTTGTCATCTTAAACACTAACGGCTTTTTCGATCCCCTCCTGGCTATGTTGCAGCGTGCTATGGACGAAAACTTTATGAGGCAGCAGCACGGTGCAATCTGGCACGTAGCAAGCACTCCGCAGGAAGCCGTCGAACTGATTCATACCATACCTGCCTGGGATAGTTCTATACGTAAGTTTGCGGCAATATGA
- a CDS encoding DUF4271 domain-containing protein — translation MIGLLLTWIAGFEGMPIPYSPKLDDGITVLLLCCFFMSAYVLSRSRKFLVQLVKDFLLNRERTSIFAATTATDMRYMLLLILQTCVLASVCTFNYFVDVRPELGEHVSPYVLLGAYLALALLYLFWKWVTYSFLGWIFFDASRTGLWMESYSTLLYYLGFTFFPFALFLVYFDLSLQATVIIGLFLVFFTKILMLYKWIKLFCGNLYGILLLILYFCALEIIPCFIMYRGVLQLNDYLIINF, via the coding sequence ATGATCGGGCTCTTGTTGACATGGATAGCGGGGTTTGAGGGGATGCCCATTCCTTATTCTCCTAAGTTGGACGATGGGATCACAGTGCTCCTGTTGTGCTGCTTTTTCATGTCAGCCTATGTATTGTCCCGTAGTCGCAAGTTCCTGGTGCAGTTGGTGAAGGACTTCCTCCTTAATCGTGAACGAACCAGCATCTTTGCCGCTACCACCGCTACGGATATGCGCTATATGTTGTTGCTGATTCTACAGACTTGTGTGTTGGCTTCTGTCTGTACTTTCAACTATTTTGTTGATGTCAGGCCAGAGTTGGGCGAACACGTCTCTCCTTACGTTTTGCTCGGGGCATATCTCGCACTGGCTTTGCTTTATCTTTTCTGGAAGTGGGTGACTTACTCTTTTCTGGGCTGGATTTTTTTTGACGCGAGTCGTACCGGTCTTTGGATGGAGTCCTATTCTACTCTACTTTACTACCTTGGATTTACCTTTTTCCCGTTTGCTTTGTTCCTTGTTTACTTCGATTTAAGTCTTCAGGCAACTGTGATAATCGGTTTATTTTTGGTCTTTTTTACTAAAATATTGATGTTATATAAGTGGATAAAGCTTTTTTGTGGCAATTTATATGGCATTTTGCTTTTAATTTTGTACTTTTGTGCCCTTGAAATCATACCTTGTTTTATCATGTATCGAGGTGTGTTACAACTAAATGATTATTTGATAATAAATTTTTAG